A genomic stretch from Larimichthys crocea isolate SSNF chromosome XXII, L_crocea_2.0, whole genome shotgun sequence includes:
- the aff4 gene encoding AF4/FMR2 family member 4 isoform X4, whose product MNREDRNVLRMKERERRNQEIQQGGGEAFPANSPLFPEPYKVSSKEDKLSSRIQSMLGNYDEMKEPISDTLPKLGGKPSNSSSSSEEKSGPPLFGGDQRGVGSGGSSQSNKWTPVGPAPGGSTSQSQKRSGLGSQRGNGGSSGSSSSQRHGGEVREKKSSKHSGGSEHSKSHTSSPAKGSLSSSSSNSHLRSSLSAEQHHSKERYRSKSPRDREANWDSPSRVHTSFPSGQHSSQAFPPSLMSKPGSMQQKPTAYVRPMDGQETAEPKSSQAESYSGQSHSSTMGEMKSNSKASLSKLKIPSQPVEGSGDANSVDEILKEMTQSWPSPLTAIHTPCKTEPSKFPFPTKDPFPSGHKRGSSSKSSSSHQPKACDDQPTMLEDDLKLSSSEDSDGEQDSAKNASRNTSASNNSEGAEQSRDDSSSHSGSESSSGSDSESESSTTDSEANEHPRPASPEPEQPMANKWQLDNWFKKAKQFSPASPVDNNVPTKCKKEGRDNGSGRGYGSQGGGSKDSTAPAPSRDLRVAQKGPEGGRGRQKSPAQSEGGTNPRRSVGKKQPKKSEKPPVVEEPKGGLRVESEPAPEIPPHRPKAATKGSRKPSIKKEPKSSPRPTVPAVTTTADKRKAKAPTKTSQKSREFVDTDSSSTDSEGNDSIPSSSQTPKYTESIRTPVCMLSPMEEKELLSPLSDPEERYPARQPQQQVLLVKIDLSLLSRIPGRPYKEPAEIKVERDDSLDRDSKDFSKQSSEKSSSKAKRKHKNDEEGTKPESKRCKLEEKSLSHHKNSSKESKRSLEKKEEPVPSPSMSGLQRTPKAEHPSRKRTVSQSSTSLSSGTGSGKEGSHSTKGNSTSKHRKGEDKGRSTRDGKEKSSKGCDNQLAVPPLSTDGSKSQRSKLVFEDRVHSADHYLQEAKKLKHNADALLDRFEKAVYYLDAVVSFIECGNALEKSAQEAKSPFPMYAETVELIKYTMKLKSYMAPDATSADKRLAVLCLRCQSLLYLRLFKLRKDSALKYSKTLTEHLKNSLSNTQAPSPGMGNKAAGMPSPVSPKLSPGTAGGYSTVSSSSSASSSVTIPQRIHQMAASYVQVTSNFLYATEVWDQAEQLSKEQKGKQLQKLDFFLELDKVMGPLIFNTSSMTELVRYTRQGLHWLRLDAKLIP is encoded by the exons TCCAGCAAGGAAGATAAACTGTCCAGCCGTATTCAGAGCATGCTGGGCAATTACGACGAGATGAAAGAGCCGATCAGCGACACACTTCCAAAGCTCGGCGGTAAACCTTCTAACAGCTCATCTTCCTCTGAGGAGAAATCGGGCCCACCTTTGTTTGGCGGGGACCAGCGTGGCGTCGGTAGCggtggcagcagccagagcaaTAAGTGGACTCCTGTCGGCCCCGCTCCAGGTGGATCCACATCCCAGTCCCAGAAACGCTCAGGACTCGGCAGCCAAAGGGGCAACGGAGGCAGTagcggcagcagcagtagcCAAAGACACGGAGGGGAGGTGCGGGAAAAGAAGTCAAGTAAACACAGCGGAGGGTCAGAGCACTCGAAGTCGCACACATCGAGTCCAGCAAAGGGCTCTCtgagctcctccagcagcaACAGCCACTTGCGGAGCTCCTTGTCTGCCGAGCAGCATCACAGCAAGGAGCGCTACCGCTCAAAGTCCCCGCGAGACAGAGAGGCCAACTGGGACTCGCCCTCACGGGTTCATACCTCTTTCCCCAGCGGACAGCACTCGAGTCAGGCCTTTCCCCCGTCTCTCATGTCCAAACCTGGCTCCATGCAGCAGAAGCCCACAGCGTATGTGCGGCCTATGGACGGCCAGGAAACGGCAGAACCCAAGAGCTCACAGGCAGAAAGCTACAGCGGACAGTCGCACAGCAGCACCATGGGAGAGATGAAGTCCAACAGCAAGGCCTCACTTTCTAAACTCAAGATCCCCTCGCAGCCTGTAGAG GGATCCGGTGACGCCAACTCCGTCGACGAGATTCTGAAG gaaATGACTCAGTCGTGGCCCTCTCCGCTGACAGCCATCCACACCCCCTGCAAAACTGAGCCTTCCAAGTTTCCATTCCCTACCAAG gACCCGTTTCCAAGTGGACACA aGCGAGGCAGTTCTTCCAAGAGCTCCAGCAGCCACCAGCCCAAAGCTTGTGACGACCAGCCAAC GATGCTGGAAGATGACCTAAAGCTGAGCAGCAGTGAGGACAGTGATGGAGAACAGGACTCTGCCAAAAACGCCTCAAGGAACACATCAGCAAG caataacagTGAAGGAGCGGAGCAATCTCGGGATGACTCGAGCAGCCACAGCGGCTCAGAGAGCAGCTCGGGCTCCGACAGCGAGAGCGAAAGCAGCACGACAGACAGTGAAGCGAATGAGCATCCACGGCCCGCCTCTCCTGAA CCCGAACAACCCATGGCCAACAAGTGGCAGCTGGATAACTGGTTCAAGAAAGCCAAGCAGTTCTCACCAGCCTCTCCAGTGGATAATAATGTTCCAACCAAGTGCAAGAAAGAGGGCAGAGACAATGGCTCAGGACGTGGCTATGGTAGCCAGGGAGGGGGCTCAAAAGACTCAACGGCACCCGCCCCAAGCAGGGACCTACGGGTGGCGCAAAAGGGTCCAGAGGGTGGCCGTGGCCGGCAAAAATCCCCCGCCCAGAGCGAAGGTGGCACAAACCCACGAAGGAGTGTAGgtaaaaaacaacccaaaaagtCGGAGAAACCCCCAGTGGTTGAGGAACCCAAGGGAGGTCTAAGAGTGGAGAGTGAGCCGGCTCCCGAGATACCGCCCCATCGGCCCAAAGCTGCTACGAAAGGTTCCCGCAAACCAAGCATCAAAAAAGAACCTAAATCCTCACCGAGGCCTACCGTGCCTGCCGTCACCACCACTGCAGATAAACGCAAGGCCAAAGCGCCCACAAAGACTTCTCAGAAGTCTCGTGAGTTTGTCGACACAGACTCTTCGTCGACAGACTCCGAGGGGAACGACAGCATCCCATCCTCGTCGCAGACGCCCAAGTATACAGAGAGCATCAGGACGCCCGTGTGCATGCTATCTCCGATGGAAGAGAAAGAGCTGCTGTCTCCGCTCAGTGACCCCGAGGAACGTTACCCTGCACGGCAGCCTCAGCAGCAGGTTTTACTAGTGAAGATAG ATCTCAGCTTGCTGTCCAGGATCCCAGGGCGGCCCTACAAGGAGCCTGCAGAGATAAAAGTGGAGAGGGATGACTCTCTAGACAGGGACAGCAAAGACTTCAGCAAACAGAGCTCTGAGAAGAGCTCTAGTAAAGCCAAGAGGAAACACAAG AACGACGAAGAGGGCACCAAGCCAGAGAGCAAGCGATGCAAGCTCGAGGAGAAGTCCCTTTCTCATCATAAAAACAGCAGTAAAGA GTCTAAGAGGTCTttggagaagaaagaggagccGGTGCCCTCTCCATCCATGTCAGGTCTTCAGCGGACGCCAAAGGCAGAGCATCCGAGTCGAAAGAGAACAGTCAGCCagtcctccacctctctgtccAGTGGGACAGGAAGCGGAAAGGAGGGAAGCCACAGCACCAAGGGCAACTCCACCtccaaacacagaaaaggagaggacAAGGGACGCAGCACGCGCGATGGCAAG GAGAAATCCTCAAAGGGCTGTGATAACCAGCTGGCTGTTCCTCCGCTCTCAACGGACGGCTCCAAGTCTCAGAGATCCAAGCTGGTGTTTGAGGACAG GGTCCATTCAGCAGATCACTACTTACAAGAGGCCAAGAAACTTAAACACAATGCAGATGCACTG CTGGACCGTTTCGAGAAGGCCGTGTACTACCTGGACGCTGTGGTGTCTTTTATTGAATGTGGTAATGCTCTGGAGAAGAGCGCCCAAGAGGCCAAGTCTCCCTTCCCCATGTACGCTGAAACGGTGGAGCTGATCAA ATACACTATGAAGTTAAAAAGCTACATGGCCCCAGATGCTACTTCAGCAGACAAGAGGCTAGCTGTGCTATG CCTACGCTGCCAGTCTCTCCTGTACCTGCGGCTATTCAAGCTGAGGAAAGACAGTGCACTAAAATACTCTAAAACACTCACAGAACACTTAAAG AACTCGCTGAGTAACACCCAGGCTCCCTCTCCTGGAATGGGAAA CAAGGCGGCGGGCATGCCCTCTCCGGTCTCTCCCAAACTGTCACCGGGCACGGCCGGCGGTTACTcgacagtcagcagcagcagtagcgcCAGCTCGTCCGTGACCATCCCTCAGCGTATCCACCAGATGGCCGCCAGCTACGTCCAGGTCACCTCCAACTTCCTGTATGCCACCGAGGTCTGGGACCAGGCTGAGCAACTATCCAAGGAGCAGAAGGGTAAACAACTTCAAAAACTag ACTTCTTCTTGGAGTTGGACAAGGTGATGGGTCCTCTGATCTTCAACACCAGCAGCATGACAGAACTGGTGCGTTACACACGGCAGGGCCTCCACTGGCTGCGCCTGGACGCAAAGCTTATTCCTTAG
- the aff4 gene encoding AF4/FMR2 family member 4 isoform X3, producing the protein MASQSGNMNREDRNVLRMKERERRNQEIQQGGGEAFPANSPLFPEPYKVSSKEDKLSSRIQSMLGNYDEMKEPISDTLPKLGGKPSNSSSSSEEKSGPPLFGGDQRGVGSGGSSQSNKWTPVGPAPGGSTSQSQKRSGLGSQRGNGGSSGSSSSQRHGGEVREKKSSKHSGGSEHSKSHTSSPAKGSLSSSSSNSHLRSSLSAEQHHSKERYRSKSPRDREANWDSPSRVHTSFPSGQHSSQAFPPSLMSKPGSMQQKPTAYVRPMDGQETAEPKSSQAESYSGQSHSSTMGEMKSNSKASLSKLKIPSQPVEGSGDANSVDEILKEMTQSWPSPLTAIHTPCKTEPSKFPFPTKDPFPSGHKRGSSSKSSSSHQPKACDDQPTMLEDDLKLSSSEDSDGEQDSAKNASRNTSASNNSEGAEQSRDDSSSHSGSESSSGSDSESESSTTDSEANEHPRPASPEPEQPMANKWQLDNWFKKAKQFSPASPVDNNVPTKCKKEGRDNGSGRGYGSQGGGSKDSTAPAPSRDLRVAQKGPEGGRGRQKSPAQSEGGTNPRRSVGKKQPKKSEKPPVVEEPKGGLRVESEPAPEIPPHRPKAATKGSRKPSIKKEPKSSPRPTVPAVTTTADKRKAKAPTKTSQKSREFVDTDSSSTDSEGNDSIPSSSQTPKYTESIRTPVCMLSPMEEKELLSPLSDPEERYPARQPQQQVLLVKIDLSLLSRIPGRPYKEPAEIKVERDDSLDRDSKDFSKQSSEKSSSKAKRKHKNDEEGTKPESKRCKLEEKSLSHHKNSSKESKRSLEKKEEPVPSPSMSGLQRTPKAEHPSRKRTVSQSSTSLSSGTGSGKEGSHSTKGNSTSKHRKGEDKGRSTRDGKEKSSKGCDNQLAVPPLSTDGSKSQRSKLVFEDRVHSADHYLQEAKKLKHNADALLDRFEKAVYYLDAVVSFIECGNALEKSAQEAKSPFPMYAETVELIKYTMKLKSYMAPDATSADKRLAVLCLRCQSLLYLRLFKLRKDSALKYSKTLTEHLKNSLSNTQAPSPGMGNKAAGMPSPVSPKLSPGTAGGYSTVSSSSSASSSVTIPQRIHQMAASYVQVTSNFLYATEVWDQAEQLSKEQKGKQLQKLDFFLELDKVMGPLIFNTSSMTELVRYTRQGLHWLRLDAKLIP; encoded by the exons TCCAGCAAGGAAGATAAACTGTCCAGCCGTATTCAGAGCATGCTGGGCAATTACGACGAGATGAAAGAGCCGATCAGCGACACACTTCCAAAGCTCGGCGGTAAACCTTCTAACAGCTCATCTTCCTCTGAGGAGAAATCGGGCCCACCTTTGTTTGGCGGGGACCAGCGTGGCGTCGGTAGCggtggcagcagccagagcaaTAAGTGGACTCCTGTCGGCCCCGCTCCAGGTGGATCCACATCCCAGTCCCAGAAACGCTCAGGACTCGGCAGCCAAAGGGGCAACGGAGGCAGTagcggcagcagcagtagcCAAAGACACGGAGGGGAGGTGCGGGAAAAGAAGTCAAGTAAACACAGCGGAGGGTCAGAGCACTCGAAGTCGCACACATCGAGTCCAGCAAAGGGCTCTCtgagctcctccagcagcaACAGCCACTTGCGGAGCTCCTTGTCTGCCGAGCAGCATCACAGCAAGGAGCGCTACCGCTCAAAGTCCCCGCGAGACAGAGAGGCCAACTGGGACTCGCCCTCACGGGTTCATACCTCTTTCCCCAGCGGACAGCACTCGAGTCAGGCCTTTCCCCCGTCTCTCATGTCCAAACCTGGCTCCATGCAGCAGAAGCCCACAGCGTATGTGCGGCCTATGGACGGCCAGGAAACGGCAGAACCCAAGAGCTCACAGGCAGAAAGCTACAGCGGACAGTCGCACAGCAGCACCATGGGAGAGATGAAGTCCAACAGCAAGGCCTCACTTTCTAAACTCAAGATCCCCTCGCAGCCTGTAGAG GGATCCGGTGACGCCAACTCCGTCGACGAGATTCTGAAG gaaATGACTCAGTCGTGGCCCTCTCCGCTGACAGCCATCCACACCCCCTGCAAAACTGAGCCTTCCAAGTTTCCATTCCCTACCAAG gACCCGTTTCCAAGTGGACACA aGCGAGGCAGTTCTTCCAAGAGCTCCAGCAGCCACCAGCCCAAAGCTTGTGACGACCAGCCAAC GATGCTGGAAGATGACCTAAAGCTGAGCAGCAGTGAGGACAGTGATGGAGAACAGGACTCTGCCAAAAACGCCTCAAGGAACACATCAGCAAG caataacagTGAAGGAGCGGAGCAATCTCGGGATGACTCGAGCAGCCACAGCGGCTCAGAGAGCAGCTCGGGCTCCGACAGCGAGAGCGAAAGCAGCACGACAGACAGTGAAGCGAATGAGCATCCACGGCCCGCCTCTCCTGAA CCCGAACAACCCATGGCCAACAAGTGGCAGCTGGATAACTGGTTCAAGAAAGCCAAGCAGTTCTCACCAGCCTCTCCAGTGGATAATAATGTTCCAACCAAGTGCAAGAAAGAGGGCAGAGACAATGGCTCAGGACGTGGCTATGGTAGCCAGGGAGGGGGCTCAAAAGACTCAACGGCACCCGCCCCAAGCAGGGACCTACGGGTGGCGCAAAAGGGTCCAGAGGGTGGCCGTGGCCGGCAAAAATCCCCCGCCCAGAGCGAAGGTGGCACAAACCCACGAAGGAGTGTAGgtaaaaaacaacccaaaaagtCGGAGAAACCCCCAGTGGTTGAGGAACCCAAGGGAGGTCTAAGAGTGGAGAGTGAGCCGGCTCCCGAGATACCGCCCCATCGGCCCAAAGCTGCTACGAAAGGTTCCCGCAAACCAAGCATCAAAAAAGAACCTAAATCCTCACCGAGGCCTACCGTGCCTGCCGTCACCACCACTGCAGATAAACGCAAGGCCAAAGCGCCCACAAAGACTTCTCAGAAGTCTCGTGAGTTTGTCGACACAGACTCTTCGTCGACAGACTCCGAGGGGAACGACAGCATCCCATCCTCGTCGCAGACGCCCAAGTATACAGAGAGCATCAGGACGCCCGTGTGCATGCTATCTCCGATGGAAGAGAAAGAGCTGCTGTCTCCGCTCAGTGACCCCGAGGAACGTTACCCTGCACGGCAGCCTCAGCAGCAGGTTTTACTAGTGAAGATAG ATCTCAGCTTGCTGTCCAGGATCCCAGGGCGGCCCTACAAGGAGCCTGCAGAGATAAAAGTGGAGAGGGATGACTCTCTAGACAGGGACAGCAAAGACTTCAGCAAACAGAGCTCTGAGAAGAGCTCTAGTAAAGCCAAGAGGAAACACAAG AACGACGAAGAGGGCACCAAGCCAGAGAGCAAGCGATGCAAGCTCGAGGAGAAGTCCCTTTCTCATCATAAAAACAGCAGTAAAGA GTCTAAGAGGTCTttggagaagaaagaggagccGGTGCCCTCTCCATCCATGTCAGGTCTTCAGCGGACGCCAAAGGCAGAGCATCCGAGTCGAAAGAGAACAGTCAGCCagtcctccacctctctgtccAGTGGGACAGGAAGCGGAAAGGAGGGAAGCCACAGCACCAAGGGCAACTCCACCtccaaacacagaaaaggagaggacAAGGGACGCAGCACGCGCGATGGCAAG GAGAAATCCTCAAAGGGCTGTGATAACCAGCTGGCTGTTCCTCCGCTCTCAACGGACGGCTCCAAGTCTCAGAGATCCAAGCTGGTGTTTGAGGACAG GGTCCATTCAGCAGATCACTACTTACAAGAGGCCAAGAAACTTAAACACAATGCAGATGCACTG CTGGACCGTTTCGAGAAGGCCGTGTACTACCTGGACGCTGTGGTGTCTTTTATTGAATGTGGTAATGCTCTGGAGAAGAGCGCCCAAGAGGCCAAGTCTCCCTTCCCCATGTACGCTGAAACGGTGGAGCTGATCAA ATACACTATGAAGTTAAAAAGCTACATGGCCCCAGATGCTACTTCAGCAGACAAGAGGCTAGCTGTGCTATG CCTACGCTGCCAGTCTCTCCTGTACCTGCGGCTATTCAAGCTGAGGAAAGACAGTGCACTAAAATACTCTAAAACACTCACAGAACACTTAAAG AACTCGCTGAGTAACACCCAGGCTCCCTCTCCTGGAATGGGAAA CAAGGCGGCGGGCATGCCCTCTCCGGTCTCTCCCAAACTGTCACCGGGCACGGCCGGCGGTTACTcgacagtcagcagcagcagtagcgcCAGCTCGTCCGTGACCATCCCTCAGCGTATCCACCAGATGGCCGCCAGCTACGTCCAGGTCACCTCCAACTTCCTGTATGCCACCGAGGTCTGGGACCAGGCTGAGCAACTATCCAAGGAGCAGAAGGGTAAACAACTTCAAAAACTag ACTTCTTCTTGGAGTTGGACAAGGTGATGGGTCCTCTGATCTTCAACACCAGCAGCATGACAGAACTGGTGCGTTACACACGGCAGGGCCTCCACTGGCTGCGCCTGGACGCAAAGCTTATTCCTTAG
- the aff4 gene encoding AF4/FMR2 family member 4 isoform X1 produces MVSTGVTSDANQGSLISIIGHTCADPTVSYQNGCSEEGLFNMNREDRNVLRMKERERRNQEIQQGGGEAFPANSPLFPEPYKVSSKEDKLSSRIQSMLGNYDEMKEPISDTLPKLGGKPSNSSSSSEEKSGPPLFGGDQRGVGSGGSSQSNKWTPVGPAPGGSTSQSQKRSGLGSQRGNGGSSGSSSSQRHGGEVREKKSSKHSGGSEHSKSHTSSPAKGSLSSSSSNSHLRSSLSAEQHHSKERYRSKSPRDREANWDSPSRVHTSFPSGQHSSQAFPPSLMSKPGSMQQKPTAYVRPMDGQETAEPKSSQAESYSGQSHSSTMGEMKSNSKASLSKLKIPSQPVEGSGDANSVDEILKEMTQSWPSPLTAIHTPCKTEPSKFPFPTKDPFPSGHKRGSSSKSSSSHQPKACDDQPTMLEDDLKLSSSEDSDGEQDSAKNASRNTSASNNSEGAEQSRDDSSSHSGSESSSGSDSESESSTTDSEANEHPRPASPEPEQPMANKWQLDNWFKKAKQFSPASPVDNNVPTKCKKEGRDNGSGRGYGSQGGGSKDSTAPAPSRDLRVAQKGPEGGRGRQKSPAQSEGGTNPRRSVGKKQPKKSEKPPVVEEPKGGLRVESEPAPEIPPHRPKAATKGSRKPSIKKEPKSSPRPTVPAVTTTADKRKAKAPTKTSQKSREFVDTDSSSTDSEGNDSIPSSSQTPKYTESIRTPVCMLSPMEEKELLSPLSDPEERYPARQPQQQVLLVKIDLSLLSRIPGRPYKEPAEIKVERDDSLDRDSKDFSKQSSEKSSSKAKRKHKNDEEGTKPESKRCKLEEKSLSHHKNSSKESKRSLEKKEEPVPSPSMSGLQRTPKAEHPSRKRTVSQSSTSLSSGTGSGKEGSHSTKGNSTSKHRKGEDKGRSTRDGKEKSSKGCDNQLAVPPLSTDGSKSQRSKLVFEDRVHSADHYLQEAKKLKHNADALLDRFEKAVYYLDAVVSFIECGNALEKSAQEAKSPFPMYAETVELIKYTMKLKSYMAPDATSADKRLAVLCLRCQSLLYLRLFKLRKDSALKYSKTLTEHLKNSLSNTQAPSPGMGNKAAGMPSPVSPKLSPGTAGGYSTVSSSSSASSSVTIPQRIHQMAASYVQVTSNFLYATEVWDQAEQLSKEQKGKQLQKLDFFLELDKVMGPLIFNTSSMTELVRYTRQGLHWLRLDAKLIP; encoded by the exons TCCAGCAAGGAAGATAAACTGTCCAGCCGTATTCAGAGCATGCTGGGCAATTACGACGAGATGAAAGAGCCGATCAGCGACACACTTCCAAAGCTCGGCGGTAAACCTTCTAACAGCTCATCTTCCTCTGAGGAGAAATCGGGCCCACCTTTGTTTGGCGGGGACCAGCGTGGCGTCGGTAGCggtggcagcagccagagcaaTAAGTGGACTCCTGTCGGCCCCGCTCCAGGTGGATCCACATCCCAGTCCCAGAAACGCTCAGGACTCGGCAGCCAAAGGGGCAACGGAGGCAGTagcggcagcagcagtagcCAAAGACACGGAGGGGAGGTGCGGGAAAAGAAGTCAAGTAAACACAGCGGAGGGTCAGAGCACTCGAAGTCGCACACATCGAGTCCAGCAAAGGGCTCTCtgagctcctccagcagcaACAGCCACTTGCGGAGCTCCTTGTCTGCCGAGCAGCATCACAGCAAGGAGCGCTACCGCTCAAAGTCCCCGCGAGACAGAGAGGCCAACTGGGACTCGCCCTCACGGGTTCATACCTCTTTCCCCAGCGGACAGCACTCGAGTCAGGCCTTTCCCCCGTCTCTCATGTCCAAACCTGGCTCCATGCAGCAGAAGCCCACAGCGTATGTGCGGCCTATGGACGGCCAGGAAACGGCAGAACCCAAGAGCTCACAGGCAGAAAGCTACAGCGGACAGTCGCACAGCAGCACCATGGGAGAGATGAAGTCCAACAGCAAGGCCTCACTTTCTAAACTCAAGATCCCCTCGCAGCCTGTAGAG GGATCCGGTGACGCCAACTCCGTCGACGAGATTCTGAAG gaaATGACTCAGTCGTGGCCCTCTCCGCTGACAGCCATCCACACCCCCTGCAAAACTGAGCCTTCCAAGTTTCCATTCCCTACCAAG gACCCGTTTCCAAGTGGACACA aGCGAGGCAGTTCTTCCAAGAGCTCCAGCAGCCACCAGCCCAAAGCTTGTGACGACCAGCCAAC GATGCTGGAAGATGACCTAAAGCTGAGCAGCAGTGAGGACAGTGATGGAGAACAGGACTCTGCCAAAAACGCCTCAAGGAACACATCAGCAAG caataacagTGAAGGAGCGGAGCAATCTCGGGATGACTCGAGCAGCCACAGCGGCTCAGAGAGCAGCTCGGGCTCCGACAGCGAGAGCGAAAGCAGCACGACAGACAGTGAAGCGAATGAGCATCCACGGCCCGCCTCTCCTGAA CCCGAACAACCCATGGCCAACAAGTGGCAGCTGGATAACTGGTTCAAGAAAGCCAAGCAGTTCTCACCAGCCTCTCCAGTGGATAATAATGTTCCAACCAAGTGCAAGAAAGAGGGCAGAGACAATGGCTCAGGACGTGGCTATGGTAGCCAGGGAGGGGGCTCAAAAGACTCAACGGCACCCGCCCCAAGCAGGGACCTACGGGTGGCGCAAAAGGGTCCAGAGGGTGGCCGTGGCCGGCAAAAATCCCCCGCCCAGAGCGAAGGTGGCACAAACCCACGAAGGAGTGTAGgtaaaaaacaacccaaaaagtCGGAGAAACCCCCAGTGGTTGAGGAACCCAAGGGAGGTCTAAGAGTGGAGAGTGAGCCGGCTCCCGAGATACCGCCCCATCGGCCCAAAGCTGCTACGAAAGGTTCCCGCAAACCAAGCATCAAAAAAGAACCTAAATCCTCACCGAGGCCTACCGTGCCTGCCGTCACCACCACTGCAGATAAACGCAAGGCCAAAGCGCCCACAAAGACTTCTCAGAAGTCTCGTGAGTTTGTCGACACAGACTCTTCGTCGACAGACTCCGAGGGGAACGACAGCATCCCATCCTCGTCGCAGACGCCCAAGTATACAGAGAGCATCAGGACGCCCGTGTGCATGCTATCTCCGATGGAAGAGAAAGAGCTGCTGTCTCCGCTCAGTGACCCCGAGGAACGTTACCCTGCACGGCAGCCTCAGCAGCAGGTTTTACTAGTGAAGATAG ATCTCAGCTTGCTGTCCAGGATCCCAGGGCGGCCCTACAAGGAGCCTGCAGAGATAAAAGTGGAGAGGGATGACTCTCTAGACAGGGACAGCAAAGACTTCAGCAAACAGAGCTCTGAGAAGAGCTCTAGTAAAGCCAAGAGGAAACACAAG AACGACGAAGAGGGCACCAAGCCAGAGAGCAAGCGATGCAAGCTCGAGGAGAAGTCCCTTTCTCATCATAAAAACAGCAGTAAAGA GTCTAAGAGGTCTttggagaagaaagaggagccGGTGCCCTCTCCATCCATGTCAGGTCTTCAGCGGACGCCAAAGGCAGAGCATCCGAGTCGAAAGAGAACAGTCAGCCagtcctccacctctctgtccAGTGGGACAGGAAGCGGAAAGGAGGGAAGCCACAGCACCAAGGGCAACTCCACCtccaaacacagaaaaggagaggacAAGGGACGCAGCACGCGCGATGGCAAG GAGAAATCCTCAAAGGGCTGTGATAACCAGCTGGCTGTTCCTCCGCTCTCAACGGACGGCTCCAAGTCTCAGAGATCCAAGCTGGTGTTTGAGGACAG GGTCCATTCAGCAGATCACTACTTACAAGAGGCCAAGAAACTTAAACACAATGCAGATGCACTG CTGGACCGTTTCGAGAAGGCCGTGTACTACCTGGACGCTGTGGTGTCTTTTATTGAATGTGGTAATGCTCTGGAGAAGAGCGCCCAAGAGGCCAAGTCTCCCTTCCCCATGTACGCTGAAACGGTGGAGCTGATCAA ATACACTATGAAGTTAAAAAGCTACATGGCCCCAGATGCTACTTCAGCAGACAAGAGGCTAGCTGTGCTATG CCTACGCTGCCAGTCTCTCCTGTACCTGCGGCTATTCAAGCTGAGGAAAGACAGTGCACTAAAATACTCTAAAACACTCACAGAACACTTAAAG AACTCGCTGAGTAACACCCAGGCTCCCTCTCCTGGAATGGGAAA CAAGGCGGCGGGCATGCCCTCTCCGGTCTCTCCCAAACTGTCACCGGGCACGGCCGGCGGTTACTcgacagtcagcagcagcagtagcgcCAGCTCGTCCGTGACCATCCCTCAGCGTATCCACCAGATGGCCGCCAGCTACGTCCAGGTCACCTCCAACTTCCTGTATGCCACCGAGGTCTGGGACCAGGCTGAGCAACTATCCAAGGAGCAGAAGGGTAAACAACTTCAAAAACTag ACTTCTTCTTGGAGTTGGACAAGGTGATGGGTCCTCTGATCTTCAACACCAGCAGCATGACAGAACTGGTGCGTTACACACGGCAGGGCCTCCACTGGCTGCGCCTGGACGCAAAGCTTATTCCTTAG